Below is a window of Thermoplasmata archaeon DNA.
CCGAAGCGCACCTTTCTGAAATTCCTCGAACGGTCCGATTTGCCGCCCGATTTCGTCCGGGGCATCGAACACTTCAAGATCGAGGGTTCCTCGGGGAAGGTGAACCTCGCCCTCAACGAGGCGCCGAGCTTCTCGTGCCTCCCGGGAAACGGGCCGCTCCTCCAGGGGGCTATCTCGCTCGGCCCGAGCGTGGACTACATCGAGAAGGCGTACGACGACGCGAAGTACGGGGACTACTCGCACCGGCCCTACGTCGACATGTGCGTCCCTTCGACCCTCGATCCGACCCTTGCGCCTCCGGGGAAGCACATCATGTCCTGCTTCATCCAATACGCGCCGTACACGCTCCGGAACGGGAACTGGGCGGACCGTCGGGAGGAATTCGGGGAGACGGTCCTCGACACGATCGAGGAGTACGTCCCGGACATCCGAAAAATCATCCTCCATCGACAGGTGCTGAGCCCGTGGGACCTCGAGCAGATGATCGGACTCACGGGAGGGAACATCTTCCACGGCGAGCTCACGCCGAACCAACTGCTGTTCCTGCGGCCCACCGCGGGCTGGTCGCAATATCGCTGTCCGATCCGGGCGCTGTACCTCTGCGGGTCGGGAGCCCATCCCGGCGGAGGCGTGATGGGGGCGCCCGGCTACAACGCCGCCCGTGAAATCCTCCGGGATTGGGCGCTCCTCAAGGTGTGAGCGATGCTCGAGGCGTTCGACGTCGCGATCGTCGGAGGGGGCCACAACGGCCTCGTCGCGGCGGCGTACCTCGCGCGCGCCGGGCTCCGCGTGCTCGTGCTCGAACGCCGCGCGAGCCTCGGCGGCCCGGTCGCGACGGAACCAATCGCTCCGGGATTCCGTGGGCCGACGGGCGCCACGGTGTGCGGCCTGCTTCGCCCGGAAATCGTCGAGGACCTGAACCTCTTCGGACGAGGCGTCCAGTTCATCCCCGTCGATCCGGAGGTCGTCGCCCTCGGGGACGGCAAGGCGTTGCGGCTCTGGCGGGACATGCGGAAGACACAATCCGAACTCTCGAGCGTTTCCGCCAAAGATTCGGAGGCGTATCCGCGGTTCGTCGAGTTCCTATCCCAGTTCGCGGCGGCGCTCGATCCACTCATGGCCATGGCGCCCCCGAACCTCGCCGCGCCGACCCTCGGAGAGCAGGCAGGTCTCGTCCGCCGAGCGCTCCGGCTCCGAAGGCTCGGGAAGGCGGTCATGCAGCAAATGCTGCGGCTGCCTCCAATGCCGGTCCGAGACGTGCTCGACGAGTGGTTCGAGTCGGAACTCCTGAAGGCGAGCCTCTCGGTCGACGCGTTGCTCGGGACCTTCGAGGGGCCTTGGTCCCCGGGGACCGCATTCGGGCTGATCCGGCACTTCCTTCCCGGGGTCCACGGGAGCGCCTGGTCGTTCGTCCGCGGAGGGATGGGCACCCTCGCCGCGGCCCTCGGGGACGCTGCGCGGGCTGCCGGCGCGACGATCCGGACGGAATCCGAGGTGCGCCGGATCCTGAGCGGGGGAAATCGCGTGACAGGAGTGGAGCTTGCAACGGGCGAGATCATCGAGGCAAAGGTCGTCGCCTCGAACGCGGATCCGAAGCGGACCTTCCTGCGCCTCGTCGCGTCAGAGGAGCTGGGCCCGGAGTTCCTCGTCCAGGTCCGCAACTTCCAGATGAACGGGGTCGTGGCGAAGGTGAACTTCGCCCTCGACGCTGCGCCGACCCTCGCCGCATGGCCGGACGGGACCCCCGCCCACTTCCGCGTGTGCCCGTCGATGGAATACATCGAACGAGCCTACGACGATGCGAAGTACGGGAAAGTTTCCGGAAATCCGTTCCTCGACGTGTTCGTCCCGACGACCCTCGATCCGAACCTCGCTCCTCCGGGGAAACACGTCTTGTCGGCGACGGTCCAGTATGCGCCGTACGGGTTGCGGCGAGGGACCTGGGACAAGGAAGGGGAGAAGCTGGGCGATCGGGTTCAGGCTCTCCTCGACGAGGCCATCCCTGGCTTCAAGCGGCTCGTCATCGCCCGGCAAGTGCTCACGCCGGCGGACTTCGAGACGCGGTTCGCCCTGACGGAGGGCCACATCTACCACGGCGAGATGACGCTCAATCAATCGTTCGTCCTGCGGCCCGTCCCCGGCTGGTCGCGGTACCGAACGCCCATCGAGGGACTCTACCTCTGCGGTTCCGGCGCCCACCCAGGCGGCGGGATCACGGGAGCGCCCGGGCTGAATGCGTCCAGAGAAATCCTGAGAGACTGGCCGCATTTCGCGAGAGCGGCCTGATTCGGGACTCCCCCGAAGGCCGGGCAATCCTTGAAATCCGGCGGACGATTCACCGAACCGCCATGGCCGATCTCCTCGAGCCCGGAACGGAAGCCCCGGATTTCGAGGGCGTCACCCAGGATGGCCGGGAGATCCGGCTCCGCGATTTCGAGGGTCGGCCCGTCGTCCTGTACTTCTACCCCGAAGACGACACGCCCGGGTGCACACGGGAGGCGTGCGCGTTCCGCGACGACCTCGGTGCGCTCAAGGACTTCCGCGCGGAGGTGCTCGGGGTGAGCGTCCAAGACGCCGCCTCGCACCGCGCGTTTCGGGAACGGTATGGGCTCAACTTCGACCTCGTGGCGGATCCGGACAAGCGGATTGCGCGGTCGTACAACGCCCTGGGCCTGTTCGGCGTCGCGAAGCGCGTCACGTACGTCATTGGACCGACTCGGAAAATCCTGGCGGCGTACCGCCGCATCGATCCCGGGTCGCACAGCCGGGAAGCCCTCCGAGTCCTGTCCGAGGCGGTGGGGAAATGACGGCGGGGAAGGCGCGACTCCCAGAGGTCCAAATTCCGAAAGACATTCGCCTGCGGTACGATCGATTCCTCGATCACTTCAAAGGCTTCGAGGACGTACCGGCCGTCCGAGCGATCTTCGGCTCGAAGACGAAGACGGTGCTCCGGAGCCTGCGGGTAGAGTTCTTCTCCTCCAAGTGGGGGTACATGGGCGTGAGCGACGAGGACGGCCATCTGGTCGTCTCGACGCACTACCTCCGGACGGGCAAACGGCGGGACATCTACCTCGACGTGATCCACGAGCTCGTCCACGTCCGACAGTTCCGGGAGGGCAAGGAGCTGTTCCCGGAGGGCTTCGAGTACCCCAGTGCGCCCACCGAGATCGAAGCCTACCGTACGTGCGTGGCCGAAGGCCGACGGCTCGGCATGGACGATGCAGAGCTGTTCGAGTACCTGAAGGTCGAATGGATGGACGAGAAGGACGTACGAAAGCTCGCACGCAACGTTGGCGTCCGGCCGCCTCCACCCAAGCGCAACGCGACCCGAAAACGGGCTTCGGGCTGACCCATCCGACTGCGGCATCACTCGAACGACGAGAGCCTCGGCTGTTTCGTCTTCGGACGCTCGAGCTTCGTCACCCGAACGCCGAGGAGCCGGACCCGATGCGAGTTCCCGGCGAATTCGGAGAGGAGTTCCCCGCATACCCGCGCCAACACGTCCTCGTCGAGGACGTTCGACGCCAAGGTCCGTTCCCGGAGATGGGTTTGGAAGCCTTCGAACCGGATCTTGATCCCGATCGTCCGGAAGGTCGCGCCTTGAGCACGTGCCCGCAGGAAGACGTTGTGCGCCACGTCGCGCAACGTCTCTTCGACCCGGCTCCAGTCCGCGACGTCCCGCTCGAACGTCCGCTCGACGCTGATCGACTTCGGGTCCGGCCTCTCTTCGACGGGGAGTTGTTCGAGGCCGCGCGCGATGCCCCACAGCCAAACGGAGTTCTTCCCCAGAATCTTCTTGAGCTCCGTCCCTTTGGATCGAGCCAGCTCGCCGACCGTCCGGACTCCGACGCGTTCGAGCAGCTCGGCGGTCTTCGGGCCGACCCCGCTGATCTTCGTGACCGGAAGCGGATCGAGGAAGGCGGTCACCTCCTCGGGACGCACGACCTTCAGACCGTCGGGCTTCGCCAAATCCGACGCAATCTTGGCGACGGACTTGTTCGGCGCGGCGCCGATCGTGCAGGCCAGACCCTCCCGTTCGCGTACGGCCGCCTTGACGCGGAGTGCATACGCCGCCGCGTCGTCGAAGCCGCGTACCTTCGTGCTGACGTCAAGAAACGCTTCGTCGATGCTCACATGCTCGAGGACATCCGCGAAGGACCGCAGGACGTCGATGACGCTCTCCGAGACGGACCCGTAGAGATCGTAGTTCGGTCGGAGGTAGACCGCGTCCGGCGCCTTGCGCCACGCCAGGCCGATGGGCATGCCGCTCCGGATCCCGATCTCGCGGGCCTCGTAGCTGCAAGCCATCACGACGCCGCGGCCCTTGCCGCCTTTCGGATCGGCACCGACGATAACCGGCTTCCCGACGAGCTCCGGATGATCCCTCCGTTCCACGCTGACGTAGAAGGCATCCATGTCTACATGGAAGATAATCCGCGGAGACTTGAGCATCTGAATTACGACATGCACATCGGGCTAACAAGATTGCGGCGGGGCGGCGTCCTAGGGCGACTTCTCCAGGGGAACGAGCCTCCCGAGGCGCGTCTCGAACTCGGCCTCATCCCGTACCCAGTCTGTCGGGAGGCGCACGACTTTCTGGCGTCCCCTCGGCCGGCGCAGCTCGAACTCGACAACCCTCCTACCCCGGACCACCTTCAGGCGCACCCGGGCGATGTCTTGGAATGAAAGGACGGCGGGCAGACGCAGCAGGACGTCCATCAAGGACCGCGTGGGGAGGCGCACGCCGTTCGCCGCGACCTCGAGGTCGCCAATGCTTCGACTCCAGTTCAGTAGGCCGGCACCCGTCATCGCCGTAAACACGGCGAGGATTGTGAGGCTCTGTGCATCCGCGAAGAACCTGCCCTGAAGGATCTCGATGGGCAGCACCCGGACAGCGTATAGAGCTTCATACACACTCCCGAACAGAAGGAAGGCCCCCGTCCATTGAAGGGTCCGTTTTGCCCGTCGGGCCTGAGGAGAAAGAGGCCCGGCCTTCGCTATCGCCATGTCCCTTCCCATGTCCGTGCGCGGGTCAGCCGAAATCGCCGAGGCTCCTTTGACCTGCGGGAGCCAAGGCGTTCGCGGGGAACTCGTACTCCATCAAGCCCGCGAGGCGCCGGAACTCGTTCACGCTCCCTGGGCCGAAACCCGCATAGTGGTTGTTGAAGAAGACCAGGGCGCCCTTCACCGAATCCGGGGAATCCTCGAGGTCCTTGTACCAAGAGCGCATCTCCGCGGACTTGTCTTTCTGGACCTCCTTAAACTCCGTGATCTCGCGGTCCCCGACCATCCGAAGGTACACCTGGTCCGACGTCACTTCCGTCGGCGTCCGCAGGTACTGGTTCTCGGACCACACGCTCGTGATGTTCCGATCCCGGAGCAGCTTGTACACGTCCTCGCGGAACCACGACTTGTGGCGGAACTCGATCGCGTGAGGGTACTTCTCGACCTCGAGGGCCTGGATGAACGCCTGCATCACCGTCCAGTGGGAATCGAACTTGATCGACGGCGGCAGCTGCGCGACGAGGGGGCCGCACTTCTCCCGGAGTTCCTTGGCGGACGCGTAGAACCAGCCCAGCGGCTCCGTCACGTCCTTGAGCTTCTTCTCGTGCGTGATCCGCTTCGGCATCTTCATCGCGAAGAGGAAGCCGGGAGGGGTGGACTTGTACCACCCTTTCGTCATGGCAGGCCCGGGGTTGCGGTAGAACGACGAATCCACCTCGACGCAGTCGAACACGGTGCCGTAGAGCTTGAGGTAGTCCGACTTCGGCGTGCCGGGCGGGTAGAACCCGCCGAGCCAGTCGTCGTACCCCCAGCCGCTGCAGCCCACGCGGAGCTTGTCCTTGAGCGCCATGTGACCGTCCGGACCGAGGTACCCGAATAAAGCGCGGTTGGCTAAAGGCCTTGGCTCGTGCTGCGCGAGCCGCCGAGGCCCGCATGCTATCGCAATTCGGAATCAACCTCGATTCCCTCGTCGCTCGGCTTATGGACCCCAAAGGTCGTGGTCCGTAGTCCCAATGGACATCCTCCTCAGCCTCTTGATCCTGCTCGTCGGCGCGCGCTTGTCGGGCGAGTTGGCCGCGCGAGTCAAGGCCCCGGCGCTCGTCGGGGAAATCCTTGCGGGCATCATCCTGGGGCCGTCCGTCCTCGGTTTCGTTCGCCCAGACGCGGCGATCCAGGAACTCGCGAATCTCGGGATCTTCTTCATCGTCTACCTCGCGGCGTTGGAGCTGACCCTCGCGGACATCCGACGATCCATCCGGGATAGCGGTATCTTCATCGCGATCGGTGCGTTCACGATCCCCGCGCTGGCGGGCACCGCACTCGGCGGCGCAATCGGGCTGCCCCCCAGCTCCGCGATGTTCCTGGGCATTGCGCTCGCTTTCACCGCCCTGCCCGTCCTGGCCCGGATCCTCTCCGATTTGGAGTTGTTGCACACGCCCCTCGGTCGCAGCCTGCTGTCGGCGGGGCTGCTCTGCGACGTGGCGGGACTCGCTTCGATTGGCCTCCTCGTGAACCTGAACGGCCCGCTTGGCCTGGACGTGTGGGCCGCTGCGGTCCTCTTGCTGAAGTTCGGCGTGTTCTTTGCGGCGATGATGAGCGTGGACATGATCTTCCGCTACCGCCACGGAGCCCTCGGCGCGTGGATCCTGCGTTCGTCGAGACACCTCCTCACGAAGGAATCCGCGTTCGCCCTGCCTTTCCTGGTCGCTTTGGGATTCGCGTTCCTGGCGGACGCCCTGGGCCTGCACTTCATCGTCGGGGCCTTCTTCGGAACCCTCCTCGTCGCGGAGCACGTGATCGCCGATCGCGACGTCAAGGCGGTCCGGTCCGCCACCTCGGCAGTCACGATGGGGGTATTCGGACCCGTGTTCTTCGCCTTCATCGGCCTGACGTTTCAGGTCGGGAGCCTCGGTAACCTCGGCCTCGTCGGCGCGGTCCTTGGCGTCGCGGCCGCGAGCAAGTTCGTCGGAGGGTATGTCGGGGCCGCGTGGTCCCACATGTCGCGCCGCGATCGCGTCGCGGCGGGAATCGGCATGAACGGCCGTGGGGCGATGGAACTCGTCGTCGCGACGCTCGGCCTCGAGCTGGGACTCATCGATGGAACCCTGTTTTCGATCCTCGTCCTGACGGGCGTGGTCACAACGTTGATGACGCCGTTTGGGCTCCGGTTCATCCTGCGCCGCACGAAGTCCGCGGATTTGAGTCCTGCGCATCCCCCCGCGCCAGGGGACGCGGGCGGGCTCAACGGCGGTACGTGAATGAAGCGACTCGCGGTCATCGGATGGCGCTGACAGTTGCCGGCCTCGCGCTCGCATTCGGATTTTGGCCTCTCACATCGGTCAGCGGCGCCGACCTCCTTGCGTCGAGGAACGCCAGCGCTCAATGTGCCGGCTACTCGCCGGGGCGCGAATCACCATCCGCGAGCGCGTCCTCGACGTCCAAGTCTTCCCTTTCTTCGGGACCGCGTTCACGTCGCTCGAGCTGGAGGACGGGAGCGCGCAGCAGACCGCCCTCGTCTCCGTGCGGGGGAACGCGACCGGGGGTCAGGGCCGGGGACACCGTCTCCGCGGCCGCCGTGTTGCAGGTCGTCCAGAGCGTCTCCTTCTACTGCTGGGAGGTCGCGACCCCCGCCGACGTACACCAAGCGTGGCCCATCGATGCGGTCTTCTTCGGAACGATGACCGTCGGCGTCGCGATCCTGGCGTACGCCGCCCTCCGGAAGCCGTAGGCCACCGGAAGGCTGAAATCGACTCCGGGGCATCGGCACGCGGATGTCGGAGCTCGGCGAGCGCGGCGCCCGTCGCATCGAATGGGCTCGCGACCACATGCCCGTGCTCGCGGCGATCCGGGACGAGCTGAAACGAGAGAAGACCCTTCGAGGCCTCCGCATCGGAATGGCGTTGCACGTCGAGGCGAAGACGGGCGTCCTCGCCCTGTCGCTCCGGGAATCCGGCGCGACCGTCCGGCTCGCGTCGTGCAATCCCCTGTCGACGGACGACAGCGTTGCGACGGCTCTGGAGGAGGTCCACGGCCTCGAGGTGTACGCCCGCAAGTGGCAGTCCACCGAGGAATACTACGAGAACCTGCACAAGGTCCTCGACCTCAAGCCCGATCTCGTGATCGACGACGGGGCGGACCTCGTTTTCCTCCTTCACACCAAGAGGACGGAGCTGTTGCCCGGCGTCCGCGGAGGGAACGAGGAGACCACCACGGGCGTGATTCGCCTCCGCGCCATGGAGCGGGACGGCGCCCTGCGGTTCCCGATCATCGACGTCAACGACGCGCAGATGAAGCATCTGTTCGACAACCGCTACGGGACCGGCCAGAGCACGATCGACGGCCTGATGACCGCGACGAATCTCGTAATCGCCGGCAAGACGTTCGTCGTCGCGGGATACGGGTGGACGGGCCGTGGGATCGCGATGCGCGCCCACGGCCTCGGCGCCCACGTCGTCGTGACGGAAGTCGACCCGGTCAAGGCGCTCGAAGCCTCGATGGACGGATTCGAGGTCCTGCCGATGCGGGCCGCCGCGAAGGTGGCCGATTTCATCGTCACCGCGACCGGATGCAAGGACATCGTCACGGCGGCGCATTTCCCCGGGCTGAAAGACGGCGTCGTCCTCGCGAATTCGGGCCACTTCGACAACGAAATTTCGAAGGCGGACCTCGAGCGGCTCTCGAAGGGGGAGCGACGCGTTCGCGAATTCGTCGACGAGTACAGACTTCCGGGCGGGAAGCGCGTCTACCTCCTGGCGGAAGGCAGGCTCGTGAACATCGCGGCCGGGCAGGGCCATCCCGTTGAGATCATGGACATGAGTTTCGCCATCCAGGCCGGCGCGGCCGGGTATCTCGCGCAGCACGCCTCGAGCCTGAAGCCGCGTGTCTACGCCGTCCCCGCCGACCTCGACCTCAAAGTCGCTCGCTTGAAGCTCCGCAGTTCAGGAATCCGAATCGATCGGCTCACGAAGGAGCAACGCGCCTACCTCGATTCGTGGCGCGAAGGGACCTGATGAACCGTCGCGCGGCGGGAGGGACGCAAACTGCGGGCGAAACGAGCGGTCCTCAGCGACTTCGACGGCACGATCACCCGCACCGACGTCGCCGAGGCGATCTTGGCCGAGTTCGCGCCACCCGCATGGTGGGAGATCGAGGAACTCCACCGCGCCCGCCAGATCGGAACGCGGGAGACGATGGCGCGGCAGTTCGCGCTGCTCCACACGAAACAGGACGACCTCCTGCGTTTCATCGACGCCCACGTCGAGATCGATGAGACGTTCCTCGACTTCGTCCGTTTCTGTGAAGCCGGCGGGATTCTCGTCGAAATCGTGAGTGAGGGCCTTGACTTCTATGTGCGCCATGTCCTGCGGAAGTGGGACATCCGCCTGCCCGTCCGGACCAACCGGGCGGTCTTCGAGGGCGGGATTGTGCGGATCGAGTATCCGTGGGCCGATCCGACGTGCACCCTATGCGGTACGTGCAAGCTGCTGCGCCTCTTCGAACTTCGGGCCGAAGGGTACCGGACGGCCTACGTCGGAGACGGACATTCGGACCTGTGCCCCGCCCTCGAGGCCGATCTCGTTTTCGCCAAGGAGGAGTTGGCCCGCCTGTGCGACGAAGAAGAAATCCCGTACCACCGCTTCGAGCGCTTCGCGGACGTGCAACGGGGCTTGGCGGCGTTCGCATGAGGAACTTCCTCGGTGCGTTCGGCCACGTCGCGATGGACTACATCGTCAGCGTGCGCCGCCTCCCACGGCCGAACACGTCGATCGAGATCGTGGATCGGAACCGATATTTCGGCGGCACCGCCGGGAATCTCGCGAGGTCGGCCGCCCGGCTCGGCGTCAAGACGAGCCTGGCCTCGTTCGTCGGAACCGACTTCCCGGCGGACTATCGTTCCGCCCTGGCCGCGGAGGGCGTCGACCTCACGGACCTCCGCGCGCTCCCGCGGGCGAGCACCCCGACCGCCTGGATCTTCTCGGATCCGAACGGAAACCAAATGGCGATCATCGATCAAGGGCCGATGAAAGAGGCCGTGCGACTCCCAGTCCTCCGGCACTCCGTGAAAGACGTCGATCTGGTCCATCTGGGCACGGGCCGCCCACAGTACTATCTGCGAATCGCGAAACTCGCGGAGGACCTCGGCCGATCGATTGCGTTCGACCCGTCGCAAGAAATCCACTACGTGTACACGGCCCATCAGTTCCGCGAGCTCATCCGCCGCTCCACGTATTTCTTCGGGAACGAAGCGGAGATCGCCCGTGCGAAGCGTTTCGTGCGCGTCACCTCGACCGCCGGCCTGGCACGGTTCGCGCCCGTCGTCGTCGTCACGATGGGCTCGAGGGGGAGCACCGTGTACACGCGCGAAGAACGGATCCGAATCCCACGAGTCCCACCGCGCCGGCTCGTCGACGTGACCGGCGCGGGCGATGCATACCGGGCGGGATTCTACGCGGGACTTTCGCGGGGATACGACGTGCGGCACTGCGGCATCCTCGGCTCTGCGGTCGCGAGCTACGCCGTCGAAGCGAAGGGGACGCAGACGAACTTGCCCACGTGGTCGCAGGCACTGAGCCGGGCGGAGCGACACACGTCGTTCTAATGGAGAGACAAGAGGACGTGAATCGCTTTGCCAAGGTACGAAAGGGTTATATTGCGTCAGAAGGTTCCGGGCGAGGTGACCAGGGATGGCCATCGGGTTCGTGCTCATTAGCACCGCTCCCGCTAAGGAGCACGAGGTGTACAACGAGCTCCTCAAGGTCAAGGAAATCGTGGAACTCCATCCCCTGTTCGGGGAGTACGACCTCATCGCAAAGATCGAAGCGGAGGACTTCAATGTCCTCGGTCAGGTCGTCGTCGACAAGATCCGATCCATCGCGGGCGTCATCGACACGAAGACCTTAACGGGAATCAAGTTCTGAGGGAGCCACATGAGCGTTTTTGCCGCGTTTGAACCGTGGACATTCGTGACCATCCTCCTGCTTACGTTCAGCCTCTTCCTCGTCATCACGGGCGCCTTCACGGCGTACTTCGGAAGCGGCAAGAGCCGGAAGATCGGGGTCGGGCTCCTTGTGGGTGGTCTGATCGTGGGAATCTTGTGGGCTTGGTACACGGGACCGTACAGCGCGGGCGTGGATCTCGTCGGAATCATCGTCCAATCCATCGGCGTGATCCTCGCAGCCATCATCGGAGCCGCCGCCGCGATCGGTCTTTTCCTCCTCGCGATCATGAAGAGTTAGGGCACGGATAGCGCCCCCCACGCGTCGCGCGCCTGCGGTGAGAAGCCTTTATTTCCCGAGCCCTCTTTGTCCTACGCGATGGCCGTCGAAGTGCTCGTCGTTCTGGGTTCCAAGACGGACGCCGAGGTCGGGAAGAAAGCCGCTTCGATGCTCGACGAATTCGGAGTCGGGTATGAAATCGTCGTCGCGTCCGCCCACCGGACTCCGGACCTGCTCCGCGACCTCATCCGGAACACGACCGCCAAGGTCTTCATCGCGGTGGCGGGCCTTTCGGCGGCGCTCCCCGGCACGATCGCATCGCACACGACGAAACCGGTCATCGGTGTGCCCGTTAGCGGGAAGCTGAACCTCGACGCGGTCCTGAGCGTCTCCCAGATGCCCCCGGGCGTGCCCGTCGCCGCGGTCGGCCTGGATCGAGGGGAGAACGCGGCGATCCTCGCGGTCGAGATCCTCGCGGTGAAGGACGAGCGGCTCGCGGAGAAGCTCCAGGAGCATCGCGAGGCGCTAAAGAAATGGGTCCTCGAGGACTCGCGGACGCTGGGAGAATGAAGTTCGATGCCGACGCGTTCATCCGCGAGCAGGTCGAGCTCATCCGGAACGCCGTGCCTGGCCGAGCGATCATCGCCTGCTCCGGAGGCGTCGACAGCACGACGGCCGCGGTCCTGGCGGGCCGGGCACTCGGAGACCGCCTCCTCGGCGTCTACGTCGACACGGGCCTCATGCGGAAAGCCGAGACCGAAGACGTCGAGCACACGCTCCAGACCCTGGGGGTAAATCACCGCATCCTCCGTGCCGCCGACGAATTCTTCGCGGCGCTCCGCGGCGTGACGGATCCGGAGAAGAAACGGACGATCATCGGTCGGAAGTTCATCGAGCTGTTCGAACACGAGGCGAAGACGTTCGGCGCGGATCACTTAGTCCAAGGCACCATCGCCCCGGACTGGATCGAGAGCGGCGGACAGCTGCGGGACCGCATCAAAACGCACCACAACGTCGCCGGCCTCCCGGCGGAAATGAAGCTGAAGCTCATCGAGCCGTTGCGGGACTTGTACAAGGACGAAGTCCGAGCGGTCGCCCGCGCGCTCGGGGTCCGCGTCGCCGAACGCCAGCCGTTTCCGGGACCCGCCCTCGCGGTGCGAGTCATTGGCGAAGTGACGCCGGAGCGGGTGGCGCTCGTCCGGGAGGCCTCGGCGATCGTGGAGGACGAAATCCAGGCGGCCGCGTCACGGGGGCTCATGCCGGTGCCCTGGCAGTACTTCGCGGTCCTCGTGCCCGTGCAGACCGTCGGCGTCCATGGCGACCTCCGCGTCTACGGACACACCGTCGCGGTGCGAGCGGTCGAATCGATCGATGGCATGAGCGCGACGTATTCGAAGATCCCCCACGATGTGCTCGACCGAATCTCGACCCGCATCACGAACGAGGTCGGCGGGATCAACCGCGTCGTGTACGACGTCTCGAATAAGCCTCCGGCCACGATCGAGTGGGAGTAGACGTAGGATCGATGGAAACCTTTTTGTCGCCGGGTCCTTTCGTTGTCCCATGCGCGTTTTCGTCGT
It encodes the following:
- the purE gene encoding 5-(carboxyamino)imidazole ribonucleotide mutase, which produces MAVEVLVVLGSKTDAEVGKKAASMLDEFGVGYEIVVASAHRTPDLLRDLIRNTTAKVFIAVAGLSAALPGTIASHTTKPVIGVPVSGKLNLDAVLSVSQMPPGVPVAAVGLDRGENAAILAVEILAVKDERLAEKLQEHREALKKWVLEDSRTLGE
- the guaA gene encoding glutamine-hydrolyzing GMP synthase is translated as MKFDADAFIREQVELIRNAVPGRAIIACSGGVDSTTAAVLAGRALGDRLLGVYVDTGLMRKAETEDVEHTLQTLGVNHRILRAADEFFAALRGVTDPEKKRTIIGRKFIELFEHEAKTFGADHLVQGTIAPDWIESGGQLRDRIKTHHNVAGLPAEMKLKLIEPLRDLYKDEVRAVARALGVRVAERQPFPGPALAVRVIGEVTPERVALVREASAIVEDEIQAAASRGLMPVPWQYFAVLVPVQTVGVHGDLRVYGHTVAVRAVESIDGMSATYSKIPHDVLDRISTRITNEVGGINRVVYDVSNKPPATIEWE